One genomic segment of uncultured Desulfobacter sp. includes these proteins:
- a CDS encoding SLC13 family permease — translation MTPDMIMTMIILVFVICLFVFEWVRVDVVGIMMMVLLPLIGLISPKEAFVGLSSNAVCSIIAVIIIGAGLDKTGVMNKVAKPILALAGRSEAKIMLLVSSTVGVISSMMQNIGAAALFLPATQRISKRVGIPTSRILMPMGFCAIIGGTLTLVGASPTILLNDLMVLGGEKLEPFGLFTQTPIGVCLLITALLYFLFLGRFILPNASGEAGKGASDVLIQEYQGVNSLVEMHVPESNGTTGLLDDLNIRPQFLVTVIGISSPATRTTNHVPHSYEGIHAGDDIVVVGKKENIDRLAAEFSWEMKPALDTFAESLANTNAGMVEAVVSPRSELIGKTLNEVDFKEMFGLNPLVLFKDNRKYYSGLTNIRLAMGDTLLLQGPWEKFHILKNRPAPKSLMFASELEGEILRPQKAMLAVGWLALALFQIVVLKIQLSVALMSGALGMIITGVLTVDEAYQSVDWMTVFLLAGLIPLGIAFEKTGTAGFIAQTVLSLIGTPSPIVLLAVVGVMASFFTLVISNVGATVLLVPLCMNMAVMAGADPRMAALVVGISASNTFVLPTHQVNALIMRPGGYRTIDYAKAGAVMTVLFLAVELAVIYFFYGIS, via the coding sequence ATGACACCTGATATGATTATGACCATGATCATCCTGGTCTTTGTTATCTGCCTCTTTGTATTCGAATGGGTGCGGGTGGATGTGGTCGGGATAATGATGATGGTCCTTCTTCCCTTGATTGGACTGATCTCTCCCAAAGAAGCCTTTGTGGGCTTGAGTTCCAATGCAGTTTGTTCCATTATTGCCGTAATTATCATTGGTGCCGGTTTAGATAAAACCGGCGTTATGAATAAGGTAGCCAAGCCCATCCTGGCCTTGGCAGGTAGAAGCGAAGCCAAGATCATGCTTCTGGTCTCAAGTACTGTGGGCGTTATTTCAAGTATGATGCAGAACATTGGGGCCGCAGCCCTGTTTTTGCCCGCTACCCAGAGAATCTCCAAGCGGGTGGGGATACCCACTTCCCGCATCCTGATGCCCATGGGGTTTTGCGCTATTATTGGTGGAACGCTTACCCTTGTGGGTGCAAGCCCGACCATCCTGCTCAATGACCTTATGGTGCTGGGCGGTGAAAAGCTTGAACCTTTCGGGTTGTTTACCCAGACCCCCATCGGTGTGTGTCTGTTGATTACGGCGCTTTTATATTTTTTGTTTTTGGGACGGTTCATTCTCCCAAACGCAAGCGGCGAAGCCGGTAAAGGTGCATCAGATGTACTGATCCAGGAATACCAGGGGGTCAACAGCCTGGTCGAGATGCATGTGCCCGAATCAAATGGCACCACAGGGCTTCTGGATGATCTAAACATTCGTCCTCAATTTCTTGTTACGGTCATTGGCATCTCTTCACCCGCCACCCGGACCACCAACCATGTGCCCCACAGTTACGAAGGCATTCATGCCGGCGACGACATAGTGGTGGTGGGTAAAAAGGAAAATATTGACCGGCTAGCAGCAGAATTTAGCTGGGAAATGAAGCCGGCTCTGGATACCTTTGCCGAGTCCCTTGCAAACACCAATGCCGGCATGGTGGAGGCAGTTGTGTCTCCCAGGTCCGAACTGATCGGAAAAACCTTGAACGAGGTGGATTTCAAAGAAATGTTCGGTCTTAATCCTCTGGTGCTGTTCAAGGACAACCGCAAGTACTATTCCGGACTGACCAATATCCGACTGGCCATGGGGGATACCCTTCTGCTCCAGGGACCCTGGGAAAAATTTCATATTCTTAAAAACCGGCCGGCCCCAAAATCGTTAATGTTCGCCTCTGAACTGGAAGGCGAAATTTTGCGGCCCCAGAAAGCAATGCTGGCTGTAGGGTGGCTTGCACTTGCCCTTTTTCAGATCGTGGTCTTAAAAATCCAGTTGTCAGTGGCGCTTATGTCCGGGGCGCTTGGCATGATCATCACAGGTGTTCTCACCGTTGACGAAGCCTATCAGTCCGTAGACTGGATGACGGTTTTTCTTCTGGCAGGACTTATCCCCTTGGGTATTGCCTTTGAGAAGACCGGCACGGCCGGATTTATCGCCCAAACCGTGCTCAGCCTGATCGGCACGCCTTCCCCCATCGTTCTTCTGGCGGTTGTGGGTGTCATGGCATCCTTTTTTACTTTGGTTATCTCCAATGTCGGGGCCACGGTACTTCTGGTGCCCCTGTGCATGAACATGGCCGTCATGGCCGGGGCTGATCCGAGAATGGCTGCTCTGGTGGTGGGGATTTCCGCGTCCAATACCTTTGTGTTGCCTACCCATCAGGTTAATGCCCTGATCATGCGGCCGGGTGGCTACAGGACCATTGATTATGCCAAAGCCGGTGCAGTGATGACCGTGCTGTTTCTTGCTGTGGAGTTGGCCGTAATTTATTTTTTTTACGGTATTTCTTAA
- a CDS encoding ATP-binding protein has product MNHYSNSMVLNTLVLIEKKRDLLDTVLEARRYEKNFFLRKDIKDLSQALSYIRKIDEKQVLIKKEFSDLVANELSFQQRSQAINAYRTNMETLLALYRNGTVSSEQSLQIQNTVSQLGRELTTDIEQVVKTEKKKVFELLDRSRQYLMFSLLSLFVLTVLAAIFLVIKLNRPLKAIETGIKNIAKGDYDKIPAIKTGDEFESLAVSLNDMIEELGRRKTQLIQAEKMSSLGTLTSGVAHELNNPLNNISTSVQIIQEEIEDPNIDYKKTLLTNVEQEINRSKEIIRALLDFSRQSDFSLEPVLFKKLVNNTMHLITGDIPSNIDVEITVPDDIEGSMDPRRIQQVLLNLIINAVFAMEDQEGGRLTISAFKDSQAQAFVFTVQDTGNGIKEEHMAKIFDPFFTTREVGKGSGLGLSIIHGIIEQHGGTISVNSSLDHGTIFTVSLPN; this is encoded by the coding sequence ATGAACCACTACAGCAATTCCATGGTGTTAAACACCCTGGTGCTCATTGAAAAGAAACGGGACCTGCTGGATACAGTGCTGGAGGCCCGGCGTTACGAAAAAAATTTTTTCTTAAGAAAAGATATCAAGGATCTGTCCCAGGCCCTGTCATACATTCGCAAGATTGATGAAAAGCAGGTGCTTATCAAAAAAGAATTCTCTGACCTTGTGGCAAATGAGCTCTCTTTTCAGCAACGCAGCCAGGCCATCAATGCCTACCGCACCAACATGGAAACCCTGTTGGCTCTGTATAGAAACGGCACAGTCTCTTCTGAGCAATCTTTGCAGATTCAAAATACGGTGAGCCAGCTTGGACGGGAACTGACCACTGATATTGAACAGGTGGTAAAAACAGAGAAGAAAAAGGTGTTTGAACTGCTGGACCGTTCCAGGCAATACTTGATGTTTTCCCTGTTATCTTTGTTTGTTCTCACGGTACTGGCCGCCATTTTTCTGGTAATCAAGCTTAATCGGCCCTTAAAAGCCATTGAAACCGGCATCAAAAACATTGCCAAGGGCGATTATGATAAGATTCCGGCAATAAAAACCGGGGACGAATTTGAATCTTTGGCCGTAAGCCTGAACGACATGATTGAAGAATTAGGTCGGCGTAAAACCCAGCTCATCCAGGCCGAAAAAATGTCATCTTTAGGCACGCTCACCTCCGGGGTGGCCCATGAACTGAACAACCCATTGAACAATATCTCCACCAGTGTCCAGATTATCCAGGAGGAAATTGAAGACCCGAATATTGATTATAAAAAGACGCTCTTGACTAATGTCGAACAGGAGATCAACCGGTCAAAAGAAATTATCCGGGCCCTGCTTGATTTTTCCAGGCAAAGTGATTTCAGTCTTGAACCGGTCCTGTTTAAAAAACTGGTCAACAACACCATGCACCTGATTACAGGAGACATTCCTTCGAATATTGACGTGGAAATCACTGTTCCCGATGATATTGAAGGAAGCATGGATCCCCGGCGCATCCAACAGGTACTGCTTAATCTGATTATCAATGCCGTATTTGCCATGGAGGACCAGGAAGGCGGACGTCTGACCATTTCAGCGTTCAAGGACAGTCAGGCACAGGCTTTTGTTTTTACGGTTCAGGACACGGGCAACGGGATAAAGGAAGAACATATGGCCAAAATTTTCGACCCTTTTTTCACCACCCGGGAAGTGGGAAAGGGATCGGGATTAGGACTTTCCATTATCCATGGTATCATTGAACAGCACGGCGGAACAATCAGCGTGAATTCCAGCCTTGACCACGGTACAATATTTACCGTCAGTCTGCCGAATTGA
- a CDS encoding sigma-54 dependent transcriptional regulator — MQEHILIIEDEQIALKNLEHILLKDGYKVTAVDSGTKGLNLIKSKSFDLIITDYKMKRIDGMQILERTRELQPYAEVIMITGYATVDNAVIAMKEGAYHYIAKPYKIDEVRQIIKQALLKRSLQMENKSLKKQLAQKSKLPEIIGNSPGMRQVKKTISQVAQTDISVLILGESGTGKELVARAIHSLSSRKNHEMVAFNCGSFSEDLMANELFGHEKEAFTGAMKTKKGLFEFADQGTVFFDEIGDMPPSMQIKILRVIQEKEIMRVGSTHTVGVDLRFIAATHRDLHHEVDQGHFRQDLYFRLNVASIILPALADRKEDIPLLAYHFLAKKNRDMGKKIKEIDRTTMEFLVNYTWPGNVRELENIIERAVAMENSQVIYPEALPNHLTQLAIETYRTAPEGKIPTMKEQEKRYIQWVLEQTNWNKTRAAEIMKIDRVSLWRKIKTFKLE, encoded by the coding sequence ATGCAGGAACATATTCTTATAATCGAAGATGAGCAAATCGCCCTTAAAAATCTTGAACACATCCTTCTCAAGGATGGATACAAGGTTACGGCCGTAGACAGCGGAACCAAGGGGCTGAACCTTATCAAATCCAAAAGTTTTGATCTGATTATCACCGATTACAAGATGAAAAGAATTGACGGCATGCAGATCCTTGAACGCACCCGGGAACTGCAGCCCTACGCTGAAGTCATCATGATCACCGGCTACGCCACTGTCGATAATGCTGTTATCGCCATGAAAGAAGGGGCATATCATTATATTGCAAAACCCTATAAAATAGACGAAGTTCGACAGATCATCAAACAGGCCCTCCTCAAGCGATCCCTTCAGATGGAAAATAAATCGCTTAAAAAGCAGCTCGCCCAGAAATCAAAGCTGCCTGAAATCATCGGTAACAGTCCGGGCATGCGCCAGGTAAAAAAGACCATCTCCCAAGTGGCCCAAACCGATATCTCCGTATTGATTTTAGGGGAAAGCGGCACCGGTAAAGAACTAGTGGCAAGGGCGATTCACAGTCTTTCCAGCCGGAAAAACCACGAAATGGTCGCCTTTAACTGCGGCTCATTTTCAGAGGATCTCATGGCCAACGAGCTTTTCGGCCACGAAAAAGAGGCATTCACCGGTGCCATGAAAACCAAAAAAGGCCTGTTCGAATTTGCCGATCAGGGCACGGTATTTTTTGATGAAATCGGGGATATGCCGCCCTCCATGCAGATCAAAATCCTTCGTGTAATCCAGGAAAAAGAAATCATGCGGGTGGGCAGCACCCATACCGTGGGCGTGGATTTAAGGTTCATTGCCGCCACCCACCGGGACCTGCACCACGAGGTAGACCAGGGGCATTTCCGCCAGGACCTTTATTTCCGGCTCAACGTGGCCTCCATCATACTGCCTGCCCTGGCAGACAGAAAAGAAGACATTCCCCTTTTGGCCTATCATTTTCTGGCAAAAAAAAACCGGGATATGGGAAAAAAGATCAAGGAAATTGACCGGACCACCATGGAATTCCTTGTCAACTATACCTGGCCGGGAAACGTCCGGGAACTTGAGAACATCATAGAACGGGCCGTGGCCATGGAGAACAGCCAAGTGATATATCCCGAGGCACTGCCCAACCATCTCACCCAGCTGGCCATTGAAACCTACCGCACAGCCCCGGAAGGCAAAATCCCCACCATGAAGGAGCAGGAAAAACGGTATATCCAGTGGGTGCTGGAACAGACCAACTGGAACAAAACCCGGGCTGCTGAAATCATGAAAATCGACCGGGTCTCTTTGTGGCGTAAAATCAAAACTTTTAAATTAGAATAA
- a CDS encoding AIPR family protein: MNINASIIDQRVIGIVEDHPEWLPKGNDLNKKKSAAFVLLCISTCLEMPLEDAAELITEGGNDAGVDGLHVGEVEDGEFLVTIFQGKYKVKDLEGEANFPENGVQKAVDTVQVLFDPYRRVALNKKIAPKIEEIRSLIRDAYIPNVRVLLCNNGVIWTGQAKNWIDEAKKDYGDKVEIVHFNHDSIVNILQRSKKVDTTLTLNGQAIVEDMNYMRVLVGRVSVQEIHRLFNDHGDKLLERNIRRYLGLHTNRVNTAIHETLCDPQRSDKFYFYNNGITVVCDKFDYNAFQKSDYKVQLKNMQVINGGQTCKTIQETLNGVLPSVVGESAYVMVRIYQLAETHKGFVKDITYATNSQNPVDLRDLRSNDEFQKQLEIGIDDLGYTYKRQREEGGGGSSVITSSIVAESVLAIWRQRPHQAKFRRKEHFGKLYEDIFKNLNAAQALLGVLIFRAVENERKRPTSPTPPDFISYASHYIAMLIGRKLLADKGVTLPEVSHRNFQEIVQKFKDGQAQYHANAVNDIRDALKACYGDREISLQQLSATFRRGDLLEMLGSHD; encoded by the coding sequence ATGAATATTAACGCCAGCATCATCGACCAGCGGGTCATCGGTATTGTTGAAGATCATCCCGAATGGTTGCCAAAAGGCAATGATCTTAACAAGAAAAAATCAGCGGCATTTGTACTGTTGTGCATCTCAACTTGCCTTGAGATGCCTCTAGAGGATGCCGCTGAATTGATTACCGAAGGAGGTAATGATGCCGGTGTAGACGGGCTCCATGTTGGCGAGGTGGAAGATGGGGAGTTTCTGGTCACAATCTTTCAAGGCAAATACAAGGTTAAGGATCTGGAAGGTGAGGCAAATTTTCCGGAAAACGGTGTCCAGAAAGCAGTTGATACCGTACAAGTGCTTTTTGATCCCTATCGCAGAGTTGCATTAAATAAAAAAATAGCTCCAAAAATTGAAGAAATCCGTTCGCTTATTCGTGACGCGTATATTCCCAATGTTCGTGTTCTTTTGTGCAATAACGGTGTCATCTGGACTGGCCAAGCCAAAAATTGGATAGATGAGGCGAAAAAGGACTATGGCGACAAGGTTGAGATCGTTCATTTCAATCACGACTCCATAGTCAACATCCTGCAAAGAAGCAAAAAGGTTGATACCACATTGACCTTGAATGGCCAGGCGATTGTCGAAGACATGAATTACATGCGCGTGCTGGTCGGACGTGTTTCAGTGCAAGAAATTCATAGGCTGTTTAATGACCATGGCGATAAGCTTCTGGAGAGAAATATCCGCCGCTACCTCGGCCTTCACACCAATCGCGTTAACACAGCTATTCATGAAACGCTTTGTGATCCGCAACGATCGGATAAATTTTACTTCTACAACAACGGCATCACAGTGGTTTGTGACAAATTTGATTATAATGCCTTTCAAAAATCGGATTACAAAGTGCAACTCAAAAATATGCAGGTCATCAATGGCGGCCAGACATGCAAAACGATTCAGGAGACCTTGAATGGCGTTCTGCCCAGTGTAGTGGGCGAATCAGCCTATGTCATGGTCCGTATTTATCAGCTCGCCGAGACACATAAGGGTTTTGTAAAAGACATCACTTATGCGACCAATAGCCAGAACCCTGTCGATCTGCGGGATCTTCGTTCAAATGACGAGTTTCAAAAACAACTTGAAATCGGTATTGATGATCTTGGATATACATACAAGCGTCAGCGTGAAGAGGGGGGCGGCGGCTCAAGTGTCATTACCAGTTCTATTGTTGCGGAATCGGTTCTAGCAATCTGGAGACAACGGCCACATCAGGCTAAATTTCGGCGTAAAGAACACTTTGGAAAACTCTATGAAGATATCTTCAAAAATTTGAATGCGGCCCAAGCGCTGCTGGGCGTCCTGATTTTTCGGGCAGTGGAAAATGAAAGGAAACGCCCCACTTCTCCGACACCACCAGATTTTATATCTTATGCTTCGCATTACATTGCAATGTTGATTGGCAGAAAGCTTCTGGCTGACAAGGGTGTAACACTGCCTGAGGTTTCTCATCGCAACTTTCAGGAAATAGTTCAAAAATTCAAAGATGGCCAAGCGCAATATCATGCAAACGCCGTTAACGATATCAGGGATGCTTTAAAAGCCTGTTATGGAGACAGAGAAATATCTCTCCAACAACTTTCAGCGACCTTCAGGCGTGGAGATCTTCTTGAGATGCTTGGATCACATGACTAA
- a CDS encoding low temperature requirement protein A, which translates to MAHHLAAHPDLHGLSIFCITFVPVWWAWVNEVYYATQFDSDEDRGKRFLGTVQLVSLVILAVAVGHGVEKHVALVGASYALVRTFQLIQIWRAGRYLKQARPLTRHYVRGHGIGIAIWWLSVMLPAGWQVFGFLLGLVVEVCTNIWNGNLNKQFPPHISHLPERFGLFTILVLGESFVGAVNGALEYAPSWQIYLHMALGVLIAVSVWWTYFDRLDIEAVENLTEMKTELPYYIWLFAHLPLSAAIAAIGVGIELNIFLDTNHNITTFSGWILPGALAIYSLCEACICATAIGAGPPRLAMTKGVHIRLLAVLLLISLPWLMSGSLALLVLMATIMWLVVGGDLVMEKNIRKHEAKSGTT; encoded by the coding sequence TTGGCGCACCACCTGGCAGCGCATCCCGACCTTCATGGTCTGTCGATATTCTGTATTACCTTTGTGCCAGTGTGGTGGGCCTGGGTGAACGAAGTGTATTACGCCACTCAATTTGATAGCGATGAGGATCGCGGCAAGCGATTTCTTGGAACGGTCCAGCTTGTCTCGCTTGTGATTCTGGCTGTTGCCGTGGGACACGGCGTTGAAAAACATGTTGCCCTAGTCGGCGCCAGTTACGCCTTGGTCCGCACTTTTCAACTGATTCAAATCTGGCGTGCCGGTCGTTATCTTAAGCAGGCCCGCCCCTTAACTCGTCATTATGTCCGGGGTCATGGCATTGGCATTGCCATCTGGTGGCTGAGTGTGATGCTACCTGCAGGCTGGCAGGTTTTCGGCTTCCTTCTCGGTCTTGTTGTCGAGGTTTGCACCAACATTTGGAACGGAAACTTGAACAAACAGTTTCCCCCTCATATTTCCCACCTGCCCGAACGATTTGGCCTCTTTACCATTCTGGTTCTCGGTGAAAGTTTTGTCGGCGCGGTTAATGGTGCCTTGGAATATGCACCGTCATGGCAGATTTACCTGCATATGGCACTTGGGGTACTTATCGCTGTCAGTGTCTGGTGGACCTATTTTGACCGATTAGACATTGAGGCGGTGGAGAATCTTACTGAGATGAAAACGGAGTTGCCGTATTATATCTGGCTTTTCGCCCATCTGCCGCTGTCGGCCGCAATCGCTGCCATCGGCGTTGGGATTGAGCTCAATATTTTCCTTGATACCAACCATAATATAACAACTTTTTCAGGCTGGATACTGCCCGGTGCCTTGGCAATATATTCTCTTTGCGAGGCATGCATTTGTGCCACAGCCATCGGTGCCGGACCACCGCGTCTGGCAATGACAAAAGGGGTTCACATTCGCCTTCTTGCAGTCCTGCTGTTAATTTCACTGCCATGGTTAATGTCGGGAAGTCTGGCGTTGTTGGTACTCATGGCAACCATTATGTGGCTCGTTGTCGGCGGTGATCTTGTAATGGAAAAAAATATCCGCAAGCATGAGGCTAAGTCGGGTACAACTTGA
- a CDS encoding LysR family transcriptional regulator has product MINLEWLRTFKTIYEKGSMTAAAQALYISQPGVSLHLSSLESHTGHKLFDRAPRKLTPTEQGKLLYNAVIDSMRRLEEIEQKFQKSSGKDIPTLTLGMCFETFQISLEKYLHQMPFNLFMEFGEYRELLQKLEKGLIDMVVTPQKIEIRNVVYQPFSRENIILAAGLGTDTSAFESFVKQGERESMLQWLGKQKWYGIAGDNEHLLRFWQLNFKAAPDFRPNYIVPNIHSIIRSLSKGPGLAVIPDFLCLEQIEKRTIQVLWEGFTRLSNTLYFAKMKTTRCPDQICRVQEILEKELPKVNKA; this is encoded by the coding sequence ATGATCAATCTTGAGTGGTTAAGAACCTTTAAAACCATATACGAAAAAGGCAGTATGACGGCAGCGGCCCAGGCGCTTTACATCTCCCAACCCGGAGTGAGCCTGCATTTAAGTTCCCTGGAAAGCCATACCGGCCATAAACTCTTTGACCGTGCCCCCAGGAAACTGACCCCAACGGAACAGGGCAAGCTGTTGTACAATGCCGTCATTGATTCCATGAGGCGCCTGGAGGAGATCGAACAAAAATTTCAAAAGAGTTCTGGCAAAGACATTCCCACCCTGACCCTGGGTATGTGCTTTGAAACCTTTCAGATTAGTCTTGAAAAGTACCTGCACCAAATGCCCTTTAACCTTTTTATGGAATTCGGGGAATACAGGGAACTGCTCCAAAAACTTGAAAAAGGGCTGATAGACATGGTGGTCACCCCCCAGAAAATTGAAATCCGGAATGTGGTCTACCAGCCCTTTTCCAGGGAAAATATTATCCTTGCCGCAGGCCTGGGTACAGACACTTCAGCCTTTGAATCTTTTGTTAAACAAGGCGAAAGGGAAAGCATGCTCCAATGGCTGGGAAAACAGAAATGGTACGGCATTGCCGGGGACAACGAGCATCTGCTCCGGTTCTGGCAGCTCAACTTTAAAGCTGCACCGGACTTCCGTCCCAATTATATCGTGCCCAACATCCATTCCATTATCCGCAGCCTTTCCAAAGGACCGGGACTGGCCGTGATACCGGATTTCCTCTGCCTGGAGCAGATTGAAAAAAGAACCATACAGGTGCTTTGGGAGGGCTTTACCCGCCTCTCCAACACCTTGTATTTTGCCAAGATGAAAACAACCAGATGCCCGGACCAGATTTGCCGGGTCCAGGAAATCCTTGAAAAAGAATTGCCCAAGGTTAATAAAGCCTAA
- a CDS encoding NADH:flavin oxidoreductase, with protein sequence MDLFDSTTVNGMQLKNRFIRSAVWMKAAEADGHLNDTVCNIYEELAQGGTGLIITGYAYISDEEQPNPGMIGIYDDSFIDEYRDLTDRVHAAGSKIALQIVFGGSQSHHPDRDKMNILAPSDIENRVTGLCPKEASTEDIKRIVKMFGDAAARAKAVGFDAVQIHGAHGYFLSSFLTPYYNRRTDGYNGDIHSRARIIYETYAEIRERVGKDFPVMIKLNFDDFMDEGEGLIFEDALEIFKRLDEMGMDLFEVSATNESSGKGLAPARTKIARLDKQSYFREATAKIAEEVSVPVILMGGNRNVELMTDILNNTKIQYVSLARPLLCEPDLVNNWAENPGYKPKCVSCNQCWISTPNACVLEN encoded by the coding sequence ATGGATTTATTTGACAGTACCACAGTCAACGGCATGCAGCTTAAAAACAGATTCATCCGTTCGGCTGTCTGGATGAAGGCCGCAGAAGCCGACGGCCATCTTAACGACACCGTCTGCAATATTTATGAAGAATTGGCCCAAGGGGGCACAGGTCTGATTATCACCGGCTATGCCTATATCTCTGATGAAGAGCAGCCCAACCCTGGAATGATTGGCATCTACGACGACTCATTTATTGACGAATACAGAGATCTGACGGACAGGGTCCACGCCGCAGGCAGTAAAATCGCTCTTCAGATCGTGTTCGGCGGCTCCCAGTCCCACCACCCGGATCGAGACAAAATGAATATCCTTGCGCCGTCAGATATTGAAAACCGGGTCACGGGACTTTGTCCCAAAGAAGCCTCGACAGAGGATATCAAGCGGATAGTCAAGATGTTTGGAGACGCCGCTGCCCGGGCAAAGGCTGTAGGGTTTGACGCCGTGCAGATCCACGGGGCCCACGGGTATTTTTTAAGTTCCTTTTTAACCCCATATTACAACCGCAGGACCGATGGATACAACGGGGATATCCACAGCCGTGCCAGGATCATCTACGAGACCTATGCAGAGATCAGAGAACGGGTGGGGAAGGATTTTCCCGTCATGATCAAACTGAACTTTGATGATTTCATGGATGAGGGCGAGGGCCTTATATTTGAAGATGCTTTGGAGATTTTCAAACGGCTGGATGAAATGGGCATGGACCTGTTTGAGGTCAGCGCCACCAATGAATCCTCGGGCAAAGGCCTGGCCCCGGCCAGAACAAAAATCGCCCGCCTTGATAAGCAATCCTATTTCAGAGAAGCCACCGCCAAAATCGCAGAAGAAGTCAGCGTGCCTGTAATTCTCATGGGGGGAAATCGGAATGTTGAACTCATGACCGATATCCTAAACAATACAAAGATCCAATATGTTTCCCTGGCAAGGCCCCTGCTCTGTGAACCGGATCTTGTCAACAACTGGGCAGAGAACCCGGGTTATAAACCTAAATGTGTCTCATGCAACCAGTGCTGGATCTCCACACCCAACGCCTGCGTTCTTGAAAACTAA
- a CDS encoding aldo/keto reductase has translation MNESLIFENGDRMPILGLGTWKAAPGEVYQAVKEAIAIGYRHIDCAAVYGNEQEVGKAIEESIKKNKVTRKDLWVTSKLWCNSHGRENVIPAIEKTLADLKLDYLDLYEIHWPVAIKPELGIVVPGSADGFIPLADCPLSDTWKGMEDIVEKGLVRHIGVSNFSISKLNALLETARIKPEMNQVEIHPYMHQDELASWCTGKRIHLTAYSPLGSFDRPAGLKAEDEPVLLEDPIVKEIAEKKGASPAQVLISWAIHRGIAVIPKSVNPERLKQNFDAQKLVLSSEEMEKLKSINRDRRYVDAGFWEVVNGPYTRDGIWNN, from the coding sequence ATGAACGAATCATTGATATTTGAAAACGGGGATAGAATGCCCATCCTTGGGCTAGGAACATGGAAAGCCGCCCCTGGAGAGGTCTACCAAGCGGTAAAAGAGGCGATAGCCATTGGATACCGTCATATCGACTGTGCCGCCGTCTATGGAAATGAACAGGAAGTTGGCAAGGCCATAGAAGAGTCCATCAAAAAAAATAAAGTGACCCGTAAAGATCTTTGGGTGACCTCCAAATTGTGGTGCAACTCCCATGGCCGGGAAAATGTGATACCGGCTATCGAAAAAACCCTGGCCGATTTAAAACTCGATTACCTTGATCTTTATGAAATTCACTGGCCCGTTGCCATTAAACCAGAACTGGGAATCGTAGTACCCGGCAGTGCTGATGGGTTTATACCATTGGCGGATTGCCCTCTGTCCGATACCTGGAAAGGAATGGAAGATATAGTGGAAAAAGGACTGGTGCGCCATATCGGGGTAAGTAATTTCAGCATCAGCAAGTTAAATGCTCTGTTGGAAACGGCCAGAATAAAACCTGAAATGAATCAAGTCGAGATTCATCCCTATATGCATCAGGATGAGTTGGCGTCATGGTGCACCGGAAAAAGAATCCACCTGACAGCATATTCTCCTCTGGGATCATTTGATCGGCCGGCAGGGTTGAAAGCAGAAGATGAGCCGGTGTTGCTGGAAGACCCCATTGTCAAAGAGATTGCAGAAAAAAAGGGTGCGTCACCCGCCCAGGTACTGATCAGTTGGGCCATACATAGGGGCATCGCCGTGATTCCAAAATCAGTGAATCCTGAACGGCTGAAACAAAATTTTGATGCCCAAAAACTTGTCCTTTCCTCTGAAGAAATGGAAAAGCTCAAATCAATTAACAGAGACAGACGATATGTTGATGCAGGGTTCTGGGAAGTGGTAAACGGGCCCTACACCCGCGATGGAATCTGGAATAACTGA